The window CAGAGAAAGTACCTTGTAAATACTGGGTTTTTTGTCTTTTGGTGCTTAGGATTTATCCATAACTTGGATTTGGTATAGACAGCTGTCCAGGTTCGAATTTGGTACCCAAACCTTACGTTTACTCTGTTTGACAGTCGtgaaactttcatttttttttgactttttttaCCGAGTGCGTTTAGCGAATTTTACCTTAACTTTAAAAAATATCATCATATTTATCTAAACAATTGTAAACTATAATATTGTACATATGTAAAGTCGAAAGATTAGCTTTGAAAGAAGAACTAGATGTACGACAAAGATCATTAAAAGTTTATATCGGACCCTTCACTAATTCCTTCCTTTGACCCTTCGTCATTGTTCTCTTCTTTACTTCTCGTAAAATGTACTTTTGAGGCAATCTCTAATTACTCGTCGAAGAGTTGAAGACGTTGttacagaaattctcggacgtcccacaagttttgatatctcaagcttgttgtcaattttagatgatcaaaactatatctttgtTTGGCTCTAAAGGTTGAGATTTTATTGAAATAAAAATGTAACAATGCCCAAAAGATCAATCCCCATTTAAAAAATTTACAAGCTAACTACCTTCCAATGAGTAACAATTTCTCGGAAGAATGTAGTTCTGAAAAATTTTCCTTCACCCACCCCCCCTACACACCAAATATAAAGTAATTTTTTATCTATAATGACTTCAACTTGATGTCTTTTCCTAGCCATAACCCTCTTGTTTCTCTCATTCCGCAATACCCAACAAATTGCACAAATTACCTAAGGCCAAAGTTTCCTCCCTCTGTTTTTCCCCTCCTAAACTGCCATGCTTGAATAATAGAGCGAGCTTGCACCCATCTTATATTGTACCCATTGATGAAATAACTCCAAATGGCATGAGACAATGCACACTGCAGCATAAGGTGATCCGCTGTTTCTTTATTGCTCGATTTTATGATTCGATTTTTACTAAGTATTAGCTTGAACTCgtgatttcttctttgcaatatccaTCATAGTACTAAAATcatatgttgatacatgaaaataattacccCTTTGTAAGGCCATGGAGTCCCTAAAGAAGTAAGCCTCTTAGGAAACTTGGGGATTGAGGCCCAAATCCAATAAGGTATATCCATGGGGATGAGTAGGATAGGGAAGCAAATCAATGAGGAACGGAAGGTCATATTGGGAGGAATGACAATAATGGTAACTAAGAAGATTCTtatgacatgtggcatgatgtcatgaaAACAAGGGTTTCGGGAAAAGCCTATAAAAGAAAGGACATAGTACAATTGAAAACAAGCTCTCTCTCATGATATTCTAGGAAACGGTGTTGTCATTGTTGTGACTAGGACATGTAGGACCAATCTCACTTTCCACCATTAAAATCATCAACATTGGTTCAGTAGATAAAATGGTTGATAATATGAGTAAATATGATGATCAgtctttatttatattttatgatGAAGTTCCTGTAGATGTTTCATTTGTTCCTCAGAGTtcattcttcaatcttcaaggtcgaTAGGTGAATTCTGATATTCAACTACCATGCTTTATTCCAAGTTCAAGAATATGGTAAATCaacatataattttgatcaactaaatttgaccacATGAcaataccaaaacttgtgagtttgaccgaccgatgctctaacacattcaaCATCTTCACCCACTAAGTTAATAGTTATCTTTTATCAGCATGGTGATTTTGTTCACAAACGTTGATACCTAGGATTTGCGACCATCGTGTCATTCCGATAATTATCAGTTGCTTCattgaaataatcatataatGGTATATTATATTCTTTTTTATAGAAGTGTTATCTTTTTGGACCTGTTGTTTGGTGGCTAATATTTATATTTGGTGCATAGATGCATTATTGCGTATGATTGCATATCCACTTCAATACTTTTTTTTATATAGGATAACGTATACCAAAATTGCTTAAAGAAGACGATGATGCTAAACAAACATTTATTTTTTGCATCTTAACTCAAAGACACTTATTTTTTTCGACGGAAAAGTTCACGACGAGACAAGGAATAAAAAAAAGCATATCTACCGATACACTAAGCTCAATAAAAGAGACTTAAAATTCCATAATCTGGTAGGTTGGTAGTTAAATTACAACTCTCAcatgttcatttttttttcttttttttttgcgctAAAAGGTTAGGAATTTACTCAAAACGGAAAAAGTGTTAAAAAAAAGTTAATTATCCCGAGTTTCAAATATGTCATACAAATGCGTCCCTGGTACTTAAAGTTACCAAGAATGGTGAAAAGAGGCATATAGCCATGTTGTTTCAGATGATTTTATCAATAAGTAATAGGGGAGGAAACTCATACACTTCATATTAGTTGATTGTTTGCGTTGTAATGAATTTTATATCAACAAACACACATTCGAAAACAACATTAGATAATGCATATTTGTAATCATGAAAGGAGTGCTTCTCACATTGCTCCATCTAATCGAACAGAGCATTGATCAACTATACTAAACGGCATCTTACAGAGCATTTTTCTGCAACCAATAATTACTTTGATTTCTCTATTTTACCTGTTTTCTTCCTTAAGATCAACCTTGATTCTTCTCTGGTCATATGTGAATGAAGCATTCTTCGAATGCCAATATCTTGGCTTTATTTTACATGCTCGGCCTCTTGCAACTCACGCACAAAACCTTATATCTCAGTTCTACTTTGTCATTCATTTTTATAGGTATCTCCAATACTCTAAAAATATCTTCACACGTCTAAAAATTTAAActtttattttctctattattcaGATTTGGAGATTTCTAtctaaaaaattcttttttaCTAATGGAATCTACAAGAATCTCGTCAACTTTCACGGATCCTAACACTATTTTACAACTCGACGGCATGAAACTTCACGCTTTATTCTAGCTATGTCTAGATCTGCTAAGACATTACCGTTCTACTAGAATAACATCGGCTTATAGCCGTCACTCAAGTTCGTTATAAAtataaaaagtaaaaataaaaatatcacgACTATCAAAAACGAATgagccaaaaaaagaaaaatgaaaatcacTTACAATTTGACATCAATCTCTAACCGAGTCAAACACCGACTCAGATTCAAATTACaaatcatattttcttcttgAAATTATTAACAATATGATTATATACAGAAAAAAATGGACAAACCAAATCAAAATACCGTCACAAAATGAACAGACAAACAATGTGACATCTCACTCGGATCGAATCACGGGCCTGAGTTAAGATCCAGATTCCAAACCGGATTATTATGACTTAAACTATTTGTTAAACTCTGAATCTAACAACAATATTCTTATTCCTCTTGCAACGTGACATGCATTCATGCAGCAATAAAATCCATATCACCTCACCTTTATCTCGTTGGCTCTAAAAATCCCAATCAAAAGTAGCCGTTGGATTTCAGAAATCTAGCATCACAGGATAGATTAAGTCCGCAtcttggacgcctcttgaacgtggaTCCAAACGTGAGCGTTCCACGGAATCAAGACACTTGGTGATTATTTCTGCACCGAAATCGTTTCTCTCTGCGATTAAAAACAGTTTCTGAAACTTTCTGTTCTGAACCCCAAAAGAAGATGAGAATATATGGAATTGCGATCGTCGTAATTGGTTTTCTTCTCTTATCCGCGGCTGAATCTCTGCTTCGCATTAAGGAGAATCTGTTTCGCATTAAGGAGATTATCCTTAGGAGAGTGGAGTTCTTGTTTCGGTTTCTCTTTGGTGGAAGCCCAAGCTCTAGTGGCGTCTATGATATCCTAGTGTATTTGGATGGTTGATTTGCTTGATAGTTTCTTGGAAATTGAAGGTTGATTTGCTTGATAGTTCATTCCTGTAAAACATTTGGATTCAGATTGTAGATAAGTTTTGGGGATACAAAATTTGTCGATTGCTTGGGTGTGTCGAGTGTGGTTTTGTTTTGTACAATTTGAAGCAGAAGTTGTATTGTGCTTGTTTCAGTTACGAAAAGGTCACTAAGTGTTACCTTACATGTTCTTTTATTCGTAATACTTGTCCTTGTACAAATGATGATGCAGCTGAACTGAGGTTGTTCTTTGAATGCTAAGAATGCCTGCCCTAGTTTTGATACATTTAGAGTCTCGTTTTTGGTTCAGTGAACTATTAATGAACTTTGCCATGCTCGTGTTTTCTAGAAAACTAATATGATGGAGTTCGGAAAGCACTGATCtgtctccttttctttttctgtacAGTTCATGGAAATGGAGCTGAGGAAGCTGGAAGACGTGGTCAGATCCGTTCATGACGAAATGATTTATCTCCGTGAGCGGTATACAATCAAGAAAATTAAAAACTACTTTGTTTTGCTTTACTTGTTTCATTACATCCTGAAAAAACCATTTATGTGACCCTAATTTTCTTTGCATTATTCCAATTGCGGATTTCAGGGAGGAAGAAATGCAGGGCATCAATCGAGCAACCAATTCTAAAATGGCGTGGTTAGGTTTCTTGTCACTGATCGTCTGCTTATCAGTAGCAGGCTTGCAGCTATGGCATTTGAAGAACTTCTTTGAGAGGAAGAAGCTCCTGTAGTTTTGTCccgattttgatattttctactGATGTAATTTCTCTGAGAATAATTTACTGCCCGGAGAAGGGTTTTTGACAAAAGATAATATCTGACTGtagaatgcaatctttttttttttagttcaaatggaatttctttttacgcagttgtTTAACATTGCACCGCACAAGTATCAGGCATGTCCATAGCCATGATTCTTCATGCTCTTCATCATACATTCGAGAATTTCGTAAATGGCATTACATTTAGGATGCTTCTTATCTTGTACAACAAACTCATGCACTTCGCAGTCAACCTCTATGGAACTGCAACCAGGAATCCTTCGTTGCTTGACCCGATCTCTTGCCGTCATCTTCTCATCCCACATCCCTGCAGCAGCGTAGGTGTTGGATATTGTCACATCATCCCCAGCATAGTCAGGTTCCAACTCAAGCAACCGATGTCGAGCATTTTCTGCCAACTTGGTATTGTGTTGGAGACTACAGGCACCCAACAAGGTACGCCATATTACTGCATTTGGCTTTATTGGCATATCAATAACAAAATCATAAGCTTTCTGCACAAACCCAGCGCGGCATAATAGGTCAACAATGCAGCCGCAGTGAGAAATTCTGGGTTTCAGTTTATACTTATTTCTCATGCTCTGAAAATGATATAAACCTTGTTCAACCAGTCCACCCCGACTGCAAGCAATTAGAACTCCAACAAACGTGATGTCATTCGGACGAATCACACTTTTCTTCGAGTTACTGTCATCAGCTGCAGTCATCTCCCTGAAAAGTTCGAGAGCTTCTACCGCCTGCCCATGTACTGCATGACCAACAATCATCGACGTCCAGGTAGTGACATCCTTCACTTTAATCCTGTCGAAAATTCTTCGAGCCATTTTAACATTCCCACATTTTGCATACATATTTATAAGAGCATTATTCAAGCTCAAATCTATATCAAACCCTTGTCGGCGAACATAAGTATGTATCCATTCACCCATTTCTAATGCTCCAAGGTCTGCACAAGCCGATAGCGCCACAGTGACAGTAACCTGATCTGGTTCCACTGTCTCCATCTGCATCTGTCTGAATAGTTTCAGAGCTTTACTAGGTTTCCCATTATCCACGTATGCCGAAATCAAAGAAGTCCAGCAAACAACATTTTTGGCCACAATTTCATCAAACATTTGCTGTGCATCATCAAGACTCCCATATGCTGAGTACATATTAATCATAGCTGATTGAAGAAAAATTATATTTTGAAATCCCAAGTTAACAATGAGTCCATGAAACTGTTTGCCTTCTCCCATTGCTGTACCTGCAGATGACCTTATAGTGCATGACTTCAGCACAAACAAGAGGGAGAAACTATCAATAGCTTTGTTTTTCTTACTCCATAGATTTCTGAAGAGTAGTAAAGCTTTCTGGGTAGCTTTGGTTTTGACATAATCTTTCAGAAGTGTGTTGGTACTTGGCGATCCAGGGTGAGTATGAAAATGATGAGTTTGATGCTTGACAGCTGATCTTAACAAGAgacaaaatttcatgaaagcaaAATCTTTACCCAACTCTAGACAATTTTAGACGACTTCTTTTGGGCATTTGGTATACTTCGTGGTCAAGATCATGTTCTAGTCCATCTAGCGGACTTGGTTTGGCTGTGTCAAGGAGAGTAACAACACTACATTCTGGGacttgaattggtttattttcagCTACAATTCCCATAGAGCCTAACAATTACTGTGATGTGGGGCCACATTCGGCAAGAATTCTCGTCAAAGTTGGTCAATCATTCTTTGTGTTGATGATAATTATGGGATCGTTTCTTATGGAATCCATTGTCAATGGAGATTATAAGGTTACCTTGTTTTCTCTGTTGGGGTACATTATTGTTTCAGCGACTGCTTGTTGTCTTCACCGTTGGATGAGCCAAGATTAATCGCCTCATGTGGGAGGCCATATGTGGTACATTATTCAAAATGCAGCCAAGATTAATTAATCGTCTCATGTGGGAGCCCTGCCTaattgtggttttatttataaagagTTATGTTGTAGCAAAAATATTCCTATAGCACTCCTGGAGATTTATATTGAAACAGATAATTTTAACCGCTAGATGATCCAAGATTTATACCCGGTGGATGAATTGTAAACCATTTAGATGACTCGCAATTTTCCCGCAAACACACTCCGATGCCTTAATGAGTAAGAGCTTTAAGCAGGTTTTTATGGAGAGAAAAGGATTAAAAATGTGTACCTTTCTAGTTGAAATTCCTCCTATATTTATTGGTTGAAGAGGGTATGCATCTAGTCAATTACCTGTCTGCATTCATTTTGATAATGTACCTGGACCCAATGTTTTTCAGGTTCATCTTTATTTGAAATCAGAATTATGTATCTAGACATTAAAAATGTACCTAGTCCAATATACGATCTATATCCCTCTCCTCCTACCagattaattaattaatgtatTGGACTAATAATCATGATTAATTCTAATTTCTTGGGTTGAAATCATGCCAGGTCTTACCATCAACAAATTCATCCACTTTTTaggataaaataaaatttaattagtcACCTTTAATAAAGGCCAACTAATTAGATTTTTAACCCTTAATGTATTTAGGCTTTAACCCATTAATGTTTTTTTATTTAGAAGGCTATTATCATGGCGTCAAATTTCAATAGAGGGACTTCGATTCCTAATGTCCAAAAAATAGTTATGGGATaccctaacacatatacaaaatatcTAGATTACCCTTGACACATAtataaaatgtctagattaccatTTTACGGATTGTCTCTTTGAAGCAAATTGATATGTCAATTTTGTCTTGGTAGTAGATTTTAAATTCCTATCAAACATTCTGCAGAATCACCAGAAACAGTCCTTAACTATCATAAATAATGGGTTTAGCTATACATTGTGAAGTATTGCATGTGTTTGTTTGATTGATGCATAATACAGTCCTTAACTATCACCAGATGCACAAGGGTTACTCTAGGTTCAGTTGTTCTTCTCCCAGTCGACCATGAACAAATTGAAGTGATTGAACTCATGAATCGTTCTTTTTTGGAATACCTAGACCTAATTCATATGAACATAAACAATGGTATGAGCTAGACTTTGAGGAAGCTTTTTATTTGTGCTATTCTCTTGAATGCCTTAAGGTTATGGATGATGAAAATAAGTGTCTGGTAGCTAATAGTGATGATGTATGGAAATACATGAAGTCAAAGAATACAGCATTTCCCGAGTCCTACATTGAAAGAAGAACTGGGTAGTAAAATCTGTATGGTGCAGATTTTGTGGCGTACCGGCATCACCCATCTCTGGTTCATTTTGATTTTGTTGTCATTGTTGATTCCAATAAGAGTTGTAGGTTAAGGGTTGTCATCTCCAGGCTTCGAGAAATCTTTAGTTCTAGTCACGTAAAATACCATTGGATGCTGTCCAAATGCCAATTTCTCTACCTCCATTTCCAATCACATTAAGTATCTGGAAGGCGTCCGATTGCAGTTCCCTGTGGATGAGATTGAAATCCCCGCTAAGGCCACCAAAGTTTATCTCGTGCATTAATTGCAAAAGCATAGGACCTATCCGTGAAACACCTGATACTGCTTGCGGCTCCAACGGGATTGATAAATTCATTGTTTCAAGTCTCTCCATCACACTTGCTAGTGCCCAAACCGTATCATAAGCTCTTAAACCAAAAATGTTCAGCTACAACTTTTCGGTATCTGGTTGTCTTGGGAGAACTTTTTCCATTGAGCTTCAAATTCGACAAGCTCTAATGACCTAGGAACATATATACGGCCTTACACCCAATACTCCTTGCATCGAATCAATGACAGAAGAATTGAACGAGCCCAAAAAGTTAGCTAACCCATCTGTAATGATCCATGCATACCCTTCACTCATCATCCCAGTCATTTTTGCCTTTTGAAACACACGTATTTCCAAGGACTTTGTCATGTGCACAACAAGTACTCTAGTCTGCATTCCCATCAGTTTGTGCAGTGCTTCTAGGATTTCAGAATCGGTGGCTGAGGGTGAAATTCTACTTCTGTAAGGAACTTTGACATAGATAGCTTGGAATGCGTCCGTTAAGTATGGTATGACTCCCCTTCCATACTCAGGTGCAGGCCCGGTTCTGAGGTGGGACAACGGCACAAGGCGGGAATATCTCCCCCCTCTTTAAGGCAAGCAAGCCTAACTGAAAAACGCTAACAAATTTGGTGCTCCACACGAACTTTTCAATAAATCCGTTTTTTTAACATCGCCCGTTGGATCGTTAGATCTCCccagttcttcttctccttatttTTGGTCTCATGGATCTTCTCCAACTCTCCCAACAGATATCTTCTATGAttaattcaacaacaacaatttcgatTGATTTCAACTTCTTCCCCAAATCGAAATTCGATTGGTTTCATCTTCCCAAACTTATTCTTGGGCAACAACAATTGAGTTGATGATTTTCATCTCCATCCAAATCGAGTTTCCGTTTAATCTCATTAAGTCATCAGGTAAGTGTTCAATATCAAAAACTTATCTTGGTAATAAGGGTTCTAAATCATTTGTACTAATAATTACTTTCAGTTTTGACTTTTGTAGTTTAAATTCTTGAAATTAAAACTAGGGGTTTTCAGAATTTGGGTTTCAAAGTGTTTTTAGCTCTAATTAGTTTTGATTTCCAGGGGTTAGTCCACCAGTGAGttgggggagtttaatgtattttgaatcttgggaattttgagggagtgtaagagagtacagggagtttgagagagtttgagagactcttctaaactctcccatgactaacggggattttgagaaACTCCTTCAAAtttccccacgactaacggggataaacctaactacacccaactcccccaactctcttgaggactaacaccctattAGTAGTTTAAATACTTGAGTATGGTGATTACctagatctgtatatggtaaaaaaaaaatccagtaaATCCATTTTCATGATTAATTCCTGTAAATCCATAGGAAATGCTGGAGAAGCTTACAACATTTTTGTTCGTTTTTAAGTTAATCCTCAACAAAACAGTTGTTATTCAGTTGATTAAAACGGTATCAAAACTGTTTCATCTAAgagtgcacacggtacggttcggctcggttcttgccgaggccgagtacctgtacctccctagcctcggttctcagattttggaccggtacttgtacctgtgtcctcggttccggtaccattcgggaAAAGTACGGTACCAGGAACGGTTCCGGTACTAGTCGGTACTTTTCTTGCTGATTCTCGAGCAAAATTTCTTGTTGTACTTCACATCAACAGtagcagcttcatcatcttctcagACCCATGTTCAAATCCATTTAATCTTCTTCCTACGATTTCATCAATCAAACACATTCATCAATCGAAACCCATTATTTATCAACCCTATTTCTTCGACTGGAATCTCTGAAAACCCTGAATTTGATTTCAATCTCGGCATTACCACAAACCCATTTCCCTTGGCTTTTGAAATCATCAAGAACACCACCATCaatttcaaaatcaaaccatacccaTCTTAATATTGTTGCATATCCACCATCTTATTATCCTGTCAATCCACCACCAACCCTTCTTATCGAGTTCACAGGTCCAATTTAAAACCCCATCGACAGACTTCAATCCATTATCTCTTTTATGTAAGTTCCATTCATTCAAATGAATCGTTCATGGCAGAAACAGATccagcttcttcttctacatctccGAATCGCACCATCAATAAGCCCTTATTTCATTTCGATCTGCTTCAATCCATTATCTCTTTTCTGTAAGTTCCATTCATTCAAATGAATCATCCATGGCAGAACAGATccagcttcttcttctacatctccGAATCGCACCATTAACAAGCCCTTATTTCATTTCGATCTGCTTCAATCCATTATCTCTTTTCTGTAAGTTCCATTCATTCAAATGAATCATCCATGGCGGAAACAGATccagcttcttcttctacatctccGAATCGCACCATCAACAAGCCCTTATTTCATTTCGATCTGCTTTTGCTCTCAGATTTAACTTTGAACAATCGTCGTCCCTAGCTAATTTTTCTATATACACCATCAGATTAAATCCCTAAATCTAATGATCAGTATTAGTCGGTACaaacgggacgggacgggacatGCATAgaaccgtgtacctgtacccccaagaggccggttcctattttttggaccggtacatgtatccccttcctcggttcggtacaaaaataGGTACAATaccaccggttccgggacggtccgtcggtccggctcggttcctgtgcacccttagtttCATCTATCTGTTTTTTATATTGTGCACGAGATTTGTTACCgttgctttttctttttaaaaatgcTTGCAGTGCCATGTCGGAAAGCATGAGACTAATTTTTGGATGAGTTTTGCAATATGACATTGCTGAAAT is drawn from Papaver somniferum cultivar HN1 unplaced genomic scaffold, ASM357369v1 unplaced-scaffold_16, whole genome shotgun sequence and contains these coding sequences:
- the LOC113337354 gene encoding putative pentatricopeptide repeat-containing protein At1g74400, translated to MKFCLLLRSAVKHQTHHFHTHPGSPSTNTLLKDYVKTKATQKALLLFRNLWSKKNKAIDSFSLLFVLKSCTIRSSAGTAMGEGKQFHGLIVNLGFQNIIFLQSAMINMYSAYGSLDDAQQMFDEIVAKNVVCWTSLISAYVDNGKPSKALKLFRQMQMETVEPDQVTVTVALSACADLGALEMGEWIHTYVRRQGFDIDLSLNNALINMYAKCGNVKMARRIFDRIKVKDVTTWTSMIVGHAVHGQAVEALELFREMTAADDSNSKKSVIRPNDITFVGVLIACSRGGLVEQGLYHFQSMRNKYKLKPRISHCGCIVDLLCRAGFVQKAYDFVIDMPIKPNAVIWRTLLGACSLQHNTKLAENARHRLLELEPDYAGDDVTISNTYAAAGMWDEKMTARDRVKQRRIPGCSSIEVDCEVHEFVVQDKKHPKCNAIYEILECMMKSMKNHGYGHA